GGAGACCGCGCAGCGTCTCGATGTCGACCCGGCCTGGCGGCCCGACGCCCGGGCGAGCGAGCCGGCCATCGACGACCGCGGCGTGGCCACGATCGCCTGGGACGAGATCAGGGCGGGTGCCGGACCGGCGAGCAGTCGGGTCCGGCTCGCGTCCCGGGGGCCCGCCACGGGCTGGAGCCAGCAGACCATGGCCGAGGGTCCGCTCGACCAGCCGTCGGTCGCGACGACGCGGGACGGTCGCCTGGTGGCCGTGTGGCGCGACAGCACGACCATCTTCGCCCGGCACCGCGCCGCGGACGGTGGATGGGGGCCGACCGAGCAGGTCGTCGTGGGGGACCTCCAGACGCCCCAGAACGCGACCGATGTCGGCATCGCCGAGACCGGGCGGGCGGTGATCTACGGCGAGGAGGTCGACAGTCGCAACGGGACCGTGCTGCCCTACCTGGCGATCCAGGAGGCTCCGGGGGCGCCGTGGGCGCGGGAGAACGCCACCGGCCCGTTCCCGGCGTACGGCTACAGCCTGTTCCTGCCCCAGCTCGAGGTGGGTGCGGGCGGCGACGCGACCCTCACCTGGGAGCAGCAGTACCGATCCGAGAAGCGCTGGCCGCTGGCCCTGGTCAGGCACCGTGCGGCCTCCGGTGCCTGGGGCGAGGCACGCCGCCTCCCCGGGCGGGCCTCGAACCCGATGGTCGGCTCCGACGCCCGGGGTCGCGCCTCGATCGTGTACGGCGCGGGTGACCGCGTCGCGTGCTGCATCTCGATCCGTGCGGCGAAGCTCCGCCGCTGACCGCGCCGCCCTCGCCGACAGCGCGGGTCGGGGTCAGCCCGCGAAGGGCACGAGCAGCCGGCGCAGCAGACCGGCGAGATCGGTCTGGTCCGACTCCGACAGCCCGGTCAGCAGCTCCCGCTCGGCATCGAGCAGGGCGGCGAAGGCGCCGTCGACGGCGTCCTTGCCCTCCGGAGTGAGCCGCACCAGCACCCCGCGGCGGTCCGACGGGTCGGGGTGGCGCTCGACGAGGCCACGGGTCGCCAGCCGGTCGACCCGGTTGGTCATCGTCCCGCTCGTCACCAGGGTCTCGCGCAGCAGCCGGCCGGGGGAGAGCTCGTAGGGCTCGCCGGCCCGGCGCAGTGCCGCCAGCACGTCGAACTCCCAGGACTCGATGTCGTGGGTCGTGAACGCGTCGCGCCGGGCCCGGTCGACGTGGTGGGCCAGTCGGGAGATCCGGCTGAAGACGGACACCGGACCGAGGTCGAGGTCGCTGCGCTCGCGCGCCCATGCCTCGATCAGCTCGTCCACCTCGTCCCGCACGGTCGCCATCTTATCCGACCGGTCGAGAATCTTGATGTCAAGATAAAGTGAGCGTAGGGTCGGCCCCGTGAAGGAGCACGTCATCGACCTCGGCCCGGTCGCCCTGGCCAGCCTGACCTGGGGCGAGCTCGACGACCGGGATCGTCCGCTCGCGGTCCTGGTCCACGGCTTCCCGGACACCGCCCATACCTGGCGTCACCTCGGCCCGGCGCTCGCCGATGCGGGCTATCGCGTCGTCGCGCCGTTCACCCGCGGCTACGCGCCCAGCGGGCTCCCCGCCGACGGCAGCTACCACGTTCCGGCCCTCATGCACGACGTCCTCGCCCTGCACCGTGCGTACGACGGCGACGGCCGGGCCGCGCTCGTCGGGCACGACTGGGGTGCGATCACCGCGAACGGGGTCGCCGCCTCGTCGGCCAACCCTTTCGGCGCGATCGTGTCGCTGGCCGTCCCTCCCTTCTCCGTGATGAACCCGCGCCGCGACGACCTCGCCCGCTGGCTGCGCATCCTGCCGCGCCAGGCGGGCCTGAGCTGGTACACGATGTTCAACCAGCTGCCGCGCCTGCCGGAACGCCGCTTCGACGCCCTGGTCGCCCATCTGTGGCGCCGCTGGTCGCCGGGCCACGACGCCACCGAGGACCTCGCGCATCTCGCCGCCGCGATGCCCGACGCCGCCCACCGGAGTGCGGCGATCGGCTACTACCGGGCCCAGGCCCGGCCGCACCGGCTGCCGACGTCCTACCGGCCGCTGGCCCGCGACTGGACCCGCGAGCCCCGGGTGCCCCTGCTCTACCTGCACGGCGCCGACGACGGATGCCTCGACGTGCGCTGGGCCGGACGGATCGGCGACCGCCTGCCGGAGGGCAGCCGCGTGGCCGTCGTCGACGGTGCCGGCCACTTCCTCCAGCTCGAGCGCCCGGACCTCGTCACCACGCGGATCCTCGACCACCTGCAGGAAGGAGCACACCGTCGATGAGCCCCGCCTGGGACCCTGAGCGCTACCTGGCCTACGCCGACGAGCGGGGCCGCCCCTTCCTCGACCTCGTCGGCCGGGTCGCTGCCGCCGACCCCCGGGTCGTGGTGGACCTGGGGTGTGGACCTGGCAACCTCACCTCCCTCCTCGCTGATCGCTGGCCGGCCGCGGCGATCACCGGTGTCGACTCCAGTGACGCCATGATCCGCGTGGCCTCCGACAGTTCGGCCGCCGAGCGGGTGGCCTTCCACAGGGCAGACCTCCGCGACTGGCTGGCCGCCGCACCGCCGGCCGGTGTCGACGTCCTCGTCTCCAACGCGACCCTGCAGTGGCTGCCCGAGCACCTCGACCTGCTCCCCGGCCTGGTCCGCGCCGTCGCCCCGGGCGGCTGGCTCGCGTTCCAGGTGCCCGGCAACCATGACGAGCCCAGTCACAAGATCCGCGCGGAGCTCGCGGCCGAGGCGCCGTACGCCGCCCACACCGCGGGTGTCGCGCGCCCCGCCGCCCACCCGGCGGCGACCTACCTGCGGGCCCTCCAGGCCCTCGGCTGCACGGTCGACGCCTGGGAGACGACCTACCTGCACGTCCTGCACGGGGCGGACCCCGTCTTCACCTGGGTGTCCGGCACCGGCGCGCGTCCGACCCTGCAGGCGCTGCCCGACGACCTGCGACCGCGCTTCGAGGACGCGTTCAAGGCGCGCCTGCGCGCGGCGTACCCCGACGAGGGGCACGGCGTGGTGCTGCCGTTCCGCCGGATCTTCGCGGTGGCCAGGGTCGGCGCCTGAGGCGGATCCCCGGGCGTCAACGCACCCGGCTCAGCGCGTCCTCCACGATCTCGGGCGCGGGGAGGTCTGCGCCCGCGACCGTGATGCTGCTGAACACGCCGTCGACGCACTGCTGCCCGCTCACGGTGGTCGGCGCCGCGGCGCTCGGTGCGAGGTTCACGATCTGCCGACGCCCCGCGGGCAGCCCCTGGATCTCCAGCATCCGGCTGAAGTGGCCGCACGCCTCCTCGGCGCCGATCACCTCACCGGTCTCGATCAGCGCCGCCGCCTCGTCGACCTTGGCGAGCAGCTCGGGGTGCTCGCGGGCCAGCGGACCCTGCCGCAGCGCCGCGACCGCGGCCGGCAGCGAGCGGGCCCACAGGTCCGCGGGCAGCCGGATCACCTGGAGGCTCCCGCCCGCCGGAGCGTCGTAGGCGCAGGTCCGCGCCCCTTCCGCGACCGTGCTGTGCCGGGGCTCCCCGGCCACGGCCGTGCCGAGCAGAGCCTCGACCGATCCGTCGTCGAGCAGGCGGCACGGGTCGTCGGCCGGTACGCCGCGCCCGGTCGCGGAGCCGTCGGCCGCGCTCGGGGCGGCGCCCTCACCGCCGCATCCCGCGACCAGGACGACCGACAGGACGGGCGACAGGACGGCGGCGATACGAGCGAGGCGTCGGGGCATGCCAGGAGTATCGGGGATCGACCACCGCCGCTCCCGGTCGGGACGACGTGGCCGCCGGGGTTCCCCTCCCTCCAGGGAACCCCGGCGGCACCCGCCCCCCGCTCTCGCGGTGGTGCGCCGAGGCGACGTCGGCTCCTGATGACTCAGGACGCCGGTTCGCAGCACCCCCCAGATGCTTCGAACCTCGGCCGCTCCGCCCCGCCCCCCAGCCGGGTCGGATCGGCGCCGCAGCCGCCTCGGCAGCTCATGGGGCGGCCCTGCCGCCCAGATGTCGCGACCGTCGGGTCGCGGGATGGGGAGCGTGGGGAACCGCCAGCGCGCCGGTCGCGAGCTCCTGGTCGCGGCACAGGGCGACCACGGCCGTGATCACCCGTGCGGCATGCGACTTCCCGACCTGCCGGGCGAGCTCGATGATCCGCTCGACGTAGGGCGACCAGGGGTCCGCGATGATCATCGCGACGTGGTGGCGCCACTCGTTGATGGTGCCGTGGGCGGCGATGTCGACGAACTCCTCGACGGAGTCGAGCCGCGGCACGGTCCAGGTACGGTTCACCCCCTGGAGCAGCAGCGCGTGCGCGGCACGCAGGCAGGTGTCGTCGATCGTCCCGCTGCGGCACGCGGTCCGCGGGTGCGCCGCCAGCCGGCGGGCGAGCCCGGGAGCGAGGATCCGGCGCAGTGCGGCGCTCGTCATCGGCAGCCGCGAGTCGGTCTCCAGCGCGGTGCCGTAGCGGTGCTGCAGCCGGGCGAGCCGCTTGTGCCCCAGCTCGTCCACCAGCCCGGACAGCGCGGCGTGGTCCTCGGCGTCGCCGAGCAGCGCGAGCCCGACCAGGTTGGCCGACGCGGCGCACGCCGGCAGTGTGTGGGACAGCTCCGGGTGCTCCTCGACCAGCGCGACCAGCCGGGCCCACACGTCGAGATCCTCGGGTCGCACCCGGTGCGTCCGGGCCAGCGCACCGTCGAGTACGTCGAGGAACAGCTCCTCGTGCGGGAGGCCGATGACCCGCCGCGCGCGCACGTGCTCGCGCAGCGTCGCCGACCGGCGGGCCAGTGACCACGGGCGCAGCGCGGTGACGGCCGGACGCGTCGTACTCATCGGTCTCCGTTCGGGATCGGTCCGCCCCGGCGGGGCAGTCACCGAACCGGACGGAGCGCGGACCGGAACATCACGCGGTTTTCGCGACGAGTTCCGAAAGTTTCCGAATCGTTGCATCATCGACGGTGCTCGGTCGTTGAACCGAGGTAGGCGAGACCACGAGGACCGGAGGACCGGATGGACGAGGACGCGTCCCGCACGCCGGAGGAGCAGCTCCTCGGCCGGGTGCGCGCCGGCGACACCGGCGCGTTCGAGGAGCTGTACCGCGACCACGTCGACGGCGCTCGCCACCTGGCCCGGATCCTCGTCGGCCCCGACGCGGCCGAGGAGCTGGTCGCGGAGTCGTTCTCCCGGGTGCTTGGGCAGCTCAGCTCCGGCGGCGGGCCCACCTCGAGCTTCCGCTCCTATCTGCACGTCACCATCCGCAACGGCTATCGCGACGGCCTGCGCTCGCAGCGCGAGTCGGTCGCGTCCGATCAGCCGTGGCTCTTCGAGCAGGCCGAGACCGGCGAGGTCACGCCGGAGGAGGCGGTCGAGGCGCTGGACGAGACCGTCGCGGTCGACGCCCTCGCCACGCTCCCCGAGAGCTGGCGCACGGTGCTGTGGCATGTCGAGGTCGAGGGGCGCAAGCCTGCCGAGGTCGCGACCCTGATGGACCTCAAGCCGCGTGCGGTCTCCTCCCTCGCGCACCGCGCCCGCGAGGGCCTCAAGCGCGCCTACCTCGATCTGCACGCCGGCCCCGAGCCGGACCGCGAGCAGTGCCGCTGGGTGCACACCCGGATGAGCCAGTACGCCCGCGGCGACCTCGGTGCCCGGGCCGAGCAGCGGTTCGGCGCCCATCTCGACGGCTGTGCCGACTGCCAGCGGGCCTTCCTCGTCGTCGACCGGGTCAACCAGAAGCTCGCCGCGCATCTCCTGCCCATCGTGCTGCTGGCCCTGCCGGCCGGGGCGAAGGGCGTGGCCTGGCTGGCCGGGGGAGCGGCGGCCGGCGCGGCCGGAGCCGCCGCCGGTACGCCGGGCGGCGGTGCCGCTGGTGCCTCGGGTGCCGCGGCGGGCGGCGGATCGAGCGCCCCGGTGGTGGCGGTCGCCGCCGCGGTCGCCGTGGCGGCCGTCGCCGCCGGCGCCTTCGCCCTGGTCGATCGTGACGGAGCCGACCGGTCGCCGGCGGCCTCGCGGCCGGTGGCCGAGGCGAGCTCCGCCGACCCGGCCCCGGCGCCCGGCGCCTCGGCAGAGGCTGCTCCGGGTGGCCCCGCGCCCGCTCCGGCGCCGGCCGACCCGCCCGCGGCGGACCCTGGCCCCGGGGACCCCGCGCCCGGCGCCTCCCCGCCGCCGCGCGACCCGGAGCCGCCCGCCGCGCCGCCCGCCGGGAAGGACCCGGCCACGGATCCGGGCACGGGTCCGGGCACGGATCCGGGCGGCGACCCTCCGGCGCCGTCCCAGGCTGAGGTCCCGGCCGCGCCTCCGGTCGCGCCGCCCGTCCCGCCGCCGGTGGAGGTGCCGCCCACGACGAAGCCGACCCCGACGGACTGTGGCGGGCGCCGGATCTGCGCCGGACCGGTCACGGTGACCCTGCCCGGCGACGGCCAGCGGGGCGCGAGCGTCGAGATCAACCTGCCGGGCCTGCCGATCACGATCTCGATCGGCCCGAGGGGCGGCGCGGGCGGTCGGCCGTAGCCGGGTCTCGCGCCAAAGGTTACTGGCTAGTAATCTAGGCCGCATGACCCAGGTCCACAGCCTCTGGAAGACGACCACGAACCTGCCCGTGGTCGGTGGCACCCTCGGCAAGCGCGTCTTCTCGATCGCGTTCAGCCAGAAGGCGCCGTACTTCGCCTCGATCCACCCGCGGGTGATCGAGCTGCGTCCCAACTACGCCTCGGTCGTCATCCCGAAGCGCCGCAGCGTCCAGAACCACATCGGCACGGTCCATGCGATCGCGCTGTGCAACGGCCTCGAGATGGCGATGGGCGGCCTCGCCGAGGTCACCATCCCGCGCGGCAAGCGCTGGATCCCCAAGGGCATGACCGTCTCCTACACCGCCAAGGCCACCGGCGACGTCACCTGCATCGCCGAGACCGACCAGGAGCAGTGGGACGGTGCCGAGGGCGACCTACCGGTGCGGGTGCGCGGCGAGCTGGCCGACGGCACCGTCGTCATCGACGGCACCATCGACCTGTGGGTGACCAGCAAGAAGAAGTAGCTCAGGCGCTGCCGGGACCGATGCCGGCGGCGCCCCCGGTGTTCTCGCCGTGGGTGGACAGGCCGGTCAGCGCGGTCATCCCGACGTCGAGGCGCCGGTGCTCGCCGACGAACCTCCGCTGCACCCAGGTGGCGATCGCCGTCAGGACCAGATTGACCGAGATGTAGAGGAACGACAGCACGATCGCGGTCTGCAGGTGAGTGCCGGGGAACTCGGTCCACATCGCCTTGCCGATATAGGTCAGGCCCGGCGCGATGATGTAGTAGCCGAGGCTGGTGTCCTTCAGTGCGACGACGCACTGGCTGATGATCGCCGGCAGCATGATCTTCACGGCCTGCGGCAGCAGGACGAGGTTCATCACCTGGGTCTTGCGCATCCCGATCGCGTAGGCCGCCTCGGCCTGGCCCTTCGGTACGGCGAGGACGCCGGCGCGGAACACCTCCGCCAGCACCGAGCCGTTGTAGAGGGTGAGGGCGAAGACCACCGACCAGTAGGGACCGAAGCCGTTGCCGACCCCCCAGCTGAAGAAGATGAAGATCATCAGCAACAGCACGGGCACGGCGCGGAAGAACTCCACGACGAGGGTGCACGCCCAGCGCACCGGCCGGTGGTCGGAGAGCTTCCCGACACCGAAGACCACACCGAAGACCACCGCGAGGACGATCGAGGTGAACGCCATCTGCAGCGTCTTCAGCAGCCCGTCGACGAGCAGTGCCTCGACGTACTTCGGCGTGACGAACTGCTCCCACTTCGCGTAGGCCAGCTCGCCCTCGGCGTCCATGAACGCCACCAGGCCGACGACCCCTGCCAGGATCGCGATCACCGTCACGACGCCGTAGATCCGGTGCCGGGCGACCGTACGCGGTCCGGGCGCGTCGAAGAGAACGGATCCGGTCATCAGCGGGCCGCCTTCCAGCGCCGCTCGAGGCCGACGGCGGCCACCGAGATGAGCTCGACGAGGATGATGTAGCCGACGGCGAACACCGCGAAGATCAGGATCGTGTCGTCGGCGTTGCGGTTGACGAAGTAGCGCATCCGCGCGGTCGCCTCCATGATGCCGAACACCGCGACCACCGAGGTGTTCTTGGTCATCGCGATGAGCGTGCTCGCCAGCGGCGGCACCGACGCGCGGAACGCCTGGGGGAGGACGACGTGGCGCATGTTCTGGGCGAAGGTCATGCCGATCGCCCGAGCGGCCTCCGCCTGGCCGAGTGGCACCGCGTTGACGCCGGAGCGGATCGCCTCGGCGATGAAGGGCGTGGTGTACAGGCTGACCGCGATGGTGCCCTTGACCAGGAAGGGCGCACCGACGAGGAGCCCGAGGTTGGGGGCGGCGAAGAAGACGAAGACGCAGACCACGAGCAGCGGTGTGTTGCGCACCAGGGTCACGTAGGTCGCCGCGAGCCCGCGCAGGACCGAGACCGGGCCCACCCGCAGGGCCGCGAGGAGGGTGCCGAGCACCATCGCCACCGCTCCGGAGAGCACGGCCAGCTGCACGGTCATCCAGAAGGCCTTCAGCACGAGGTCGAAGTTCGAGAACACGTCCTCCACGTACGGGTGCTCCTCTCGGGCTCGGGGCGGACCAGCGCGGGTGAGCGCGGGTCCGGCGCCGGGACGCGGCACCGGACCCGCGGCTCAGCCCTTCGTCAGGGGCAGGGATCCATCGCCGGCGGCTCCGGCGTCTCGACACCCGACTTGCCGAGGGTGATCTCGAACGCCTCGGCCCAGTCGCCGTCGTCCTCAGCTTCCGCGAGGGTGTCGACGATCCACTGGCACATCTCCGGGCTGTCCAGCGAGTAGCCGACGCCGTACCGCTCCTCGGAGAAGGGGTCGACGACGACCTTCAGGTCGTCGGGGTGCTCCGCGGCGTAGCCGAGCAGGATCGCGCCGTCGGTGGTCATCGCGTCGACGGTGCCGTTGAGGACCTGGTCGACGCACTCGGAGTAGGTGTCGAAGCCGCGTGGCGTGGCACCCTCGGCCTCGATGTTGTCCAACGAGGTGGAGCCGGTCACCGAGCAGACCTCGGTGCCCTTGACGTCGGCGAGCGAGGCGATGTCGCTGTCGGACTTCACCAGCAGCTGCTGACCGGTGACGTAGTAGGGGCCGGCCTGGCCGACGACCTGCTTGCGCTCGTCGGTGATCGAGTAGGACGCGATGACCAGGTCGACCTCGCCCTCCTGGAGGAACGCCTCGCGGTTGGCCGAGATGGTCTCGACCCAGTCGATGTCCTCCGGCGCGATGCCCAGGTCGGCGGCGAGGATCTTGCCGATCTCCGGGTCGAAGCCGACCGGGGTGTCGTCGGTCGCGCCCTTGAAACCGATGCCCGGCTGGTCGTACTTGACCCCGATCTTGATCGAGCCGGCGTCGGCGAGCTCACGCATCCGGGTGCCGGTGTCGAACTCCTCGGCCGCGTTGTCCTGGACGTCGACGTCGCGGCCCTTGTCGTCGTCGTCGCCGGCATCGCCACATGCGGCGAGCGTCGACGCCACGAGTACGGCGGCCGCGGCCACCTTCAGTCTGGTCAGTCGCATGCGATTCTCCTTCTCAGTGTTTGAGGATCTTGCCGAGGAAGTCCTTGGCCCGGTCGCTCTCCGGGCTCGTGAAGAAGGTCTCGGGATCGGTCGTCTCGAGGATCCGGCCGTCGGCCATGAAGACGACGCGATTGGCGGCGGTCCGCGCGAATCCCATCTCGTGGGTCACCACGATCATGGTCATCCCGCGCTCGGCGAGATCGACCATGACGTCCAGCACCTCCTTGATCATCTCCGGGTCCAGCGCCGAGGTGGGCTCGTCGAAGAGCATCACCTTCGGCTCCATGGCCAGGGCCCGGGCGATGGCGACCCGCTGCTGCTGGCCGCCCGAGAGCTGGGCGGGGTACTTGTCCGCCTGCGGGCCGACCCCGACCCGGTCGAGCAGCTCGCGGGCGCGCGCCTCGGCGTCGCCCTTCGTCTGCCCGCGCACCTTGATCGGGCCCAGGGTGACGTTCTGGAGGATCGTCTTGTGCGCGAACAGGTTGAAGCTCTGGAAGACCATGCCGACGTCGGCCCGGTGCCGGGCCAGAGCCCGTCCCTCCTGGGGCAGCGGTGCGCCGTCGACGAGGATCCGGCCGGAGTCGATCGGCTCGAGCCGGTTGATCGTGCGGCACAGCGTGGACTTGCCGGACCCGGACGGCCCGATCACGACGACGACCTCGCCGCGGTCGACCGTCAGGTCGATGTCCTGCAGGACGTGCAGTCCGCCGTAGTACTTCTGCACGCCGACGAGCTCGACAAGGGGCTCGCCCGAGTGGCGCGTGCTGCCAACCGGAGCGTCATCGGTCACGGTCATACGCTGGGACGCTAGTCCCGTGCATGCCGTCTCGGCTAGAGCCACCTGCCGCCGAGACCAAGTTGTGACACCCGGCGGGCGGCGTCACCATATGTCGGGCAGCACGCTGAGGGCGAGGCCGACGAGCAGCGCGAGGACGGCGAGGAGGGCGGCTCGGCGGCGCGCCTTCGCGGACACCGCGTGGTCGGCGTCGGTCAGCGGGTCCAGGCCCCGCTCCGCGCGCCAGGCGGTCTCCTCGCGGTCCCACTGCTCCGCGGGCGTCGAGGATCGCAGCATCGCGCCCAGGGTGAGCAGCAGCAGCGTGAACGCGCCCCCGGCCACCGTGAGCACGGTGAGGATCGCCGAGACGCCGCGGGTGCC
This region of Nocardioides sp. L-11A genomic DNA includes:
- a CDS encoding hotdog fold domain-containing protein, yielding MTQVHSLWKTTTNLPVVGGTLGKRVFSIAFSQKAPYFASIHPRVIELRPNYASVVIPKRRSVQNHIGTVHAIALCNGLEMAMGGLAEVTIPRGKRWIPKGMTVSYTAKATGDVTCIAETDQEQWDGAEGDLPVRVRGELADGTVVIDGTIDLWVTSKKK
- a CDS encoding amino acid ABC transporter ATP-binding protein; protein product: MTVTDDAPVGSTRHSGEPLVELVGVQKYYGGLHVLQDIDLTVDRGEVVVVIGPSGSGKSTLCRTINRLEPIDSGRILVDGAPLPQEGRALARHRADVGMVFQSFNLFAHKTILQNVTLGPIKVRGQTKGDAEARARELLDRVGVGPQADKYPAQLSGGQQQRVAIARALAMEPKVMLFDEPTSALDPEMIKEVLDVMVDLAERGMTMIVVTHEMGFARTAANRVVFMADGRILETTDPETFFTSPESDRAKDFLGKILKH
- a CDS encoding amino acid ABC transporter permease; translated protein: MEDVFSNFDLVLKAFWMTVQLAVLSGAVAMVLGTLLAALRVGPVSVLRGLAATYVTLVRNTPLLVVCVFVFFAAPNLGLLVGAPFLVKGTIAVSLYTTPFIAEAIRSGVNAVPLGQAEAARAIGMTFAQNMRHVVLPQAFRASVPPLASTLIAMTKNTSVVAVFGIMEATARMRYFVNRNADDTILIFAVFAVGYIILVELISVAAVGLERRWKAAR
- a CDS encoding sigma-70 family RNA polymerase sigma factor encodes the protein MDEDASRTPEEQLLGRVRAGDTGAFEELYRDHVDGARHLARILVGPDAAEELVAESFSRVLGQLSSGGGPTSSFRSYLHVTIRNGYRDGLRSQRESVASDQPWLFEQAETGEVTPEEAVEALDETVAVDALATLPESWRTVLWHVEVEGRKPAEVATLMDLKPRAVSSLAHRAREGLKRAYLDLHAGPEPDREQCRWVHTRMSQYARGDLGARAEQRFGAHLDGCADCQRAFLVVDRVNQKLAAHLLPIVLLALPAGAKGVAWLAGGAAAGAAGAAAGTPGGGAAGASGAAAGGGSSAPVVAVAAAVAVAAVAAGAFALVDRDGADRSPAASRPVAEASSADPAPAPGASAEAAPGGPAPAPAPADPPAADPGPGDPAPGASPPPRDPEPPAAPPAGKDPATDPGTGPGTDPGGDPPAPSQAEVPAAPPVAPPVPPPVEVPPTTKPTPTDCGGRRICAGPVTVTLPGDGQRGASVEINLPGLPITISIGPRGGAGGRP
- a CDS encoding methyltransferase domain-containing protein, giving the protein MSPAWDPERYLAYADERGRPFLDLVGRVAAADPRVVVDLGCGPGNLTSLLADRWPAAAITGVDSSDAMIRVASDSSAAERVAFHRADLRDWLAAAPPAGVDVLVSNATLQWLPEHLDLLPGLVRAVAPGGWLAFQVPGNHDEPSHKIRAELAAEAPYAAHTAGVARPAAHPAATYLRALQALGCTVDAWETTYLHVLHGADPVFTWVSGTGARPTLQALPDDLRPRFEDAFKARLRAAYPDEGHGVVLPFRRIFAVARVGA
- a CDS encoding amino acid ABC transporter permease: MTGSVLFDAPGPRTVARHRIYGVVTVIAILAGVVGLVAFMDAEGELAYAKWEQFVTPKYVEALLVDGLLKTLQMAFTSIVLAVVFGVVFGVGKLSDHRPVRWACTLVVEFFRAVPVLLLMIFIFFSWGVGNGFGPYWSVVFALTLYNGSVLAEVFRAGVLAVPKGQAEAAYAIGMRKTQVMNLVLLPQAVKIMLPAIISQCVVALKDTSLGYYIIAPGLTYIGKAMWTEFPGTHLQTAIVLSFLYISVNLVLTAIATWVQRRFVGEHRRLDVGMTALTGLSTHGENTGGAAGIGPGSA
- a CDS encoding glutamate ABC transporter substrate-binding protein, whose protein sequence is MRLTRLKVAAAAVLVASTLAACGDAGDDDDKGRDVDVQDNAAEEFDTGTRMRELADAGSIKIGVKYDQPGIGFKGATDDTPVGFDPEIGKILAADLGIAPEDIDWVETISANREAFLQEGEVDLVIASYSITDERKQVVGQAGPYYVTGQQLLVKSDSDIASLADVKGTEVCSVTGSTSLDNIEAEGATPRGFDTYSECVDQVLNGTVDAMTTDGAILLGYAAEHPDDLKVVVDPFSEERYGVGYSLDSPEMCQWIVDTLAEAEDDGDWAEAFEITLGKSGVETPEPPAMDPCP
- a CDS encoding MarR family transcriptional regulator: MRDEVDELIEAWARERSDLDLGPVSVFSRISRLAHHVDRARRDAFTTHDIESWEFDVLAALRRAGEPYELSPGRLLRETLVTSGTMTNRVDRLATRGLVERHPDPSDRRGVLVRLTPEGKDAVDGAFAALLDAERELLTGLSESDQTDLAGLLRRLLVPFAG
- a CDS encoding alpha/beta fold hydrolase — its product is MKEHVIDLGPVALASLTWGELDDRDRPLAVLVHGFPDTAHTWRHLGPALADAGYRVVAPFTRGYAPSGLPADGSYHVPALMHDVLALHRAYDGDGRAALVGHDWGAITANGVAASSANPFGAIVSLAVPPFSVMNPRRDDLARWLRILPRQAGLSWYTMFNQLPRLPERRFDALVAHLWRRWSPGHDATEDLAHLAAAMPDAAHRSAAIGYYRAQARPHRLPTSYRPLARDWTREPRVPLLYLHGADDGCLDVRWAGRIGDRLPEGSRVAVVDGAGHFLQLERPDLVTTRILDHLQEGAHRR